The genomic segment TCGGTGCCCTGGACATCAACGTCGTGCAAGCGGTGATCGCTCTTGAGACCTATCGCGATCCCAAGCTCTTCCACGACGAACGCTTTCAGACCTCGATCGCGATGCTAACCGAACTCTTCAAGGGACTTCCCGGTATGCTCGTGGATGCCCTGGACGAGATCGAGGGCATGGATGGGACCGAGATCCGTAAGGAATGGGCCGGGCCGCTCCGTCAGGCGGTCATCGAGAAGCTGGTCAAGGAAGTGGGAGCGGTCATGGCTAGAAGAGCCAGTCTCACCCAGACTTCATTCCTCGGCATCTGACCCTATG from the Sphingomonas morindae genome contains:
- a CDS encoding XRE family transcriptional regulator translates to MSSLARIEEDACCSSGGIERRDVVPLIHQAMSEKNIGQRKLALKTGISKTRIGLLLHSDPAKRTPIYLREFFDILGALDINVVQAVIALETYRDPKLFHDERFQTSIAMLTELFKGLPGMLVDALDEIEGMDGTEIRKEWAGPLRQAVIEKLVKEVGAVMARRASLTQTSFLGI